Proteins from a single region of Syntrophales bacterium:
- a CDS encoding beta-ketoacyl-ACP reductase → MNMPGILDNRTALVTGGSRGIGRAVAIRLAAMGAFVYVNYLHNEGAADETLETIRQGGGRSAAIRFDVADANAVQEAIEKISIDQAPVDILVNNAGVTLNALALRTSDENWNFVMETNLKGTFNCCRTVLRNMMRRRWGRIINMVSIVAESGNTGQVCYGASKAGILGLTRSLAKEVGSRNICVNAVAPGLIATDMTSSMLEGPARAHVLGMVPLGRLGIPEDVAGVVAFLASSDGDYITGQVIRVNGGLHI, encoded by the coding sequence ATGAATATGCCGGGAATTCTCGACAATCGGACAGCCCTCGTGACGGGGGGGTCACGGGGAATCGGACGAGCCGTTGCTATACGGCTGGCCGCAATGGGAGCCTTCGTCTATGTCAATTATCTTCACAACGAAGGCGCCGCGGATGAAACGCTGGAAACAATCAGGCAAGGTGGTGGGCGTTCGGCCGCAATCCGCTTTGACGTGGCCGATGCGAACGCCGTTCAGGAAGCGATTGAAAAAATAAGCATCGATCAGGCTCCCGTGGACATACTGGTCAACAACGCCGGCGTCACTCTCAATGCCCTCGCGCTGCGCACCAGTGACGAGAATTGGAATTTTGTCATGGAAACGAACCTGAAGGGGACCTTCAACTGTTGCCGGACGGTTCTTCGGAACATGATGCGCAGGCGCTGGGGCCGCATCATCAACATGGTCTCCATCGTAGCGGAAAGCGGCAACACGGGCCAGGTTTGCTACGGAGCATCCAAGGCGGGCATTCTGGGGCTGACCCGGTCACTGGCCAAGGAAGTGGGATCCCGGAACATCTGTGTCAATGCCGTGGCTCCCGGTCTCATCGCCACGGACATGACCTCATCCATGCTTGAAGGCCCTGCCCGGGCACACGTTCTCGGAATGGTCCCCCTGGGCCGGCTGGGCATCCCTGAGGACGTGGCCGGTGTTGTGGCCTTTCTCGCCTCATCCGACGGAGACTATATTACGGGGCAGGTAATCCGCGTGAACGGAGGACTTCACATATAG
- the acpP gene encoding acyl carrier protein — protein sequence MAFDLETIEQKVKETIINQLNITDEEYSPDAAFIDDLGADSLDIVEMIMSMEDIFGIEIDDEDLEKIRYVKDVIDYLKKRLSA from the coding sequence ATGGCCTTTGATCTCGAAACGATAGAACAAAAAGTGAAAGAAACCATCATCAACCAGCTGAACATTACCGATGAAGAGTACAGCCCGGACGCCGCTTTCATCGATGATCTGGGAGCTGATTCCCTGGACATCGTGGAGATGATCATGTCCATGGAAGATATCTTCGGTATCGAAATAGACGACGAAGACCTGGAAAAAATTCGTTACGTCAAGGACGTGATCGATTATTTGAAAAAGAGGCTATCGGCATAA
- the fabF gene encoding beta-ketoacyl-ACP synthase II gives MNPLRKRVVVTGLGTVNPLGNTVSDTWNRVLAGQSGIGPITKFDTTGFTTAIAGEVRGFDPHSFISPRECKRLDDFIIFALAAARMAVNDAGLVIDEGNARRTGIILGSAIGGLQTIEREKETLLKAGPRRISPTAIPAVLANLAPGNVAIHLGIRGPINCVVTACASGNNSISDAARTIAEGYADVMLAGGTDAAVCPLTVAGFNSMRALSRRNNEPERASRPFDVDRDGFVISEGAAVLVLEEYTSALTRGARVYAEIAGSGSTCDAYHIAAPPPGHPGAARCMELALRDAGLEPSDVDYINAHGTSTPLNDAYEAQAIQSVFGGKAPALSVSSTKAMTGHLLGAAGGIEALFTVQAIHEGILPPSVNLDNPDPECDLPFTPSQAHRRDIRVALSNSFGFGGVNSVIVFKKTDSGSQ, from the coding sequence ATGAATCCATTGCGCAAGAGGGTCGTTGTAACGGGGCTCGGCACGGTCAATCCGCTGGGAAACACCGTTTCCGACACATGGAACAGGGTCCTGGCGGGACAATCGGGAATAGGTCCCATAACTAAATTCGATACCACGGGCTTTACGACGGCCATCGCCGGAGAAGTCAGAGGCTTCGATCCCCATTCCTTTATAAGCCCCCGGGAATGCAAACGGTTGGATGACTTCATCATCTTTGCCCTGGCGGCGGCCCGGATGGCCGTCAATGACGCGGGGCTCGTGATCGACGAAGGCAACGCCCGCCGCACGGGCATCATATTGGGATCAGCCATCGGCGGCCTTCAAACCATCGAGCGTGAAAAAGAAACCCTTTTGAAGGCAGGTCCCAGAAGAATATCGCCTACGGCCATTCCGGCAGTCCTCGCAAACCTCGCGCCGGGAAATGTCGCCATACATCTCGGCATACGGGGTCCCATCAATTGCGTGGTGACGGCCTGCGCCTCGGGCAACAATTCCATCAGTGACGCCGCCAGAACTATCGCCGAGGGATATGCCGACGTCATGCTGGCTGGAGGCACCGACGCCGCTGTCTGTCCCCTGACCGTGGCGGGATTCAATTCCATGAGGGCACTCTCCCGCAGGAACAATGAACCCGAAAGAGCAAGCCGACCTTTCGATGTCGACCGGGACGGCTTCGTCATCAGTGAGGGTGCCGCCGTCCTGGTCCTGGAAGAATACACTTCGGCCCTGACCCGGGGAGCACGAGTATACGCTGAAATAGCGGGATCAGGATCAACATGCGATGCTTACCACATAGCAGCCCCGCCGCCGGGTCATCCCGGTGCCGCGCGCTGCATGGAACTGGCCCTTCGGGACGCGGGGCTTGAACCTTCCGATGTGGATTACATAAACGCCCATGGAACATCGACGCCGCTCAACGATGCTTACGAAGCGCAAGCAATCCAGTCTGTTTTCGGAGGAAAGGCCCCTGCTCTTTCGGTAAGTTCCACAAAGGCCATGACGGGTCACCTGCTGGGAGCTGCGGGCGGTATTGAAGCGCTGTTTACGGTACAGGCGATACACGAGGGCATCCTGCCACCCTCGGTCAATCTCGACAACCCAGACCCCGAATGCGACCTTCCCTTCACGCCTTCTCAGGCACATCGTCGGGACATCAGGGTAGCGCTCTCGAACTCCTTTGGTTTTGGTGGTGTTAACTCCGTTATTGTTTTCAAAAAAACAGATTCCGGGAGTCAATGA
- the rpiB gene encoding ribose 5-phosphate isomerase B, with amino-acid sequence MTAVKIAIGSDHAGFSLKQELIVALDKAGHAVLDLGTNSSDPVDYPDFAGAVARSVVSGESDRGILICGSGIGMSIAANRFPGIRAALCLDVETARLSRAHNDSNVLVMAGRKTGGAEARAIVHTWLMSEFEGGRHAGRLHKIDTLP; translated from the coding sequence ATGACAGCTGTGAAAATAGCCATTGGATCGGATCACGCCGGATTTTCACTGAAACAGGAGCTGATCGTCGCGCTCGACAAAGCGGGCCATGCCGTGCTGGACCTGGGCACGAACAGTTCCGATCCAGTTGATTATCCGGACTTTGCGGGTGCGGTGGCCCGCAGTGTCGTCTCCGGTGAATCCGACCGGGGCATTCTGATCTGCGGCTCCGGTATCGGCATGTCCATCGCGGCAAACAGGTTTCCGGGCATCCGGGCAGCCCTGTGCCTGGATGTGGAAACGGCCCGTCTGAGCCGCGCTCACAACGACTCCAACGTACTGGTCATGGCCGGAAGAAAAACCGGCGGCGCCGAAGCCCGTGCCATCGTTCATACCTGGCTCATGTCTGAATTCGAGGGGGGCCGACATGCCGGGCGGCTCCACAAGATAGATACCCTTCCGTGA
- a CDS encoding serine hydroxymethyltransferase, with the protein MSFLRDRDPEIADAIQRETQRQSGKIELIASENFVSEAVLEAQGSIMTNKYAEGYPGKRYYGGCEFVDIVETLAIERAKQLFGADHANVQPHSGTQANMAVYFAALNPGDTIMGMNLSHGGHLSHGSPANFSGRYYNVVSYGVNKETELIDFNQVEELAKRHRPRMIVVGASAYPRTIDFQAFRTIADGIDAVIMADIAHIAGLVAAGVHDSPVPVCEYVTTTTHKTLRGPRGGMVMCREKFVKTLNSRVFPGSQGGPLMHIIAAKAVAFKEALEPEFKTYQEQIVRNARAMADELMARGIRLVSGGTDNHLMLVDLTDKGITGRDLEEALDRAGITTNKNGIPFDTKSPQVTSGIRLGTAAVTTRGMKEDEMRAIARMITLIIDDVHNETRIAKVQKDVAALCDAFPLYTNRLAQ; encoded by the coding sequence ATGTCTTTTTTGCGGGACCGTGACCCTGAAATTGCCGATGCCATTCAGAGGGAGACGCAGCGACAGTCCGGAAAAATCGAGCTTATCGCTTCTGAAAATTTTGTCAGCGAAGCCGTACTGGAAGCCCAGGGATCCATCATGACCAACAAATATGCTGAAGGATACCCGGGAAAACGCTATTATGGGGGATGCGAGTTCGTCGACATCGTCGAGACCCTCGCCATTGAACGGGCAAAGCAGCTTTTTGGCGCTGATCACGCAAATGTTCAGCCCCACTCGGGAACACAGGCAAACATGGCCGTCTATTTTGCCGCCCTGAACCCGGGCGACACCATCATGGGTATGAACCTGTCACACGGCGGCCATCTTTCCCACGGCAGCCCCGCCAATTTTTCAGGGCGTTACTACAATGTCGTTTCATACGGTGTGAACAAGGAAACAGAACTCATTGATTTTAATCAAGTAGAGGAACTGGCAAAGCGCCACCGACCCAGGATGATCGTGGTGGGAGCCAGTGCCTATCCCCGCACCATCGATTTCCAGGCTTTCAGGACTATTGCCGACGGGATCGACGCCGTTATCATGGCCGACATCGCCCACATAGCAGGACTGGTGGCCGCCGGAGTACACGACAGTCCGGTCCCTGTCTGCGAATACGTCACCACCACCACCCACAAGACCCTGCGCGGTCCCCGGGGCGGCATGGTCATGTGCAGGGAAAAATTCGTGAAAACTCTCAACAGCCGGGTTTTCCCCGGTAGCCAGGGTGGACCGCTGATGCACATAATCGCTGCCAAGGCTGTAGCATTCAAGGAGGCCCTGGAACCGGAATTCAAGACCTACCAGGAGCAGATCGTCAGAAATGCCCGGGCGATGGCCGATGAGCTCATGGCCCGGGGGATCCGTCTGGTATCGGGGGGAACGGACAATCACCTCATGCTGGTGGACCTGACGGACAAGGGCATCACGGGGCGGGACCTGGAAGAAGCCCTGGACCGCGCGGGCATCACAACGAATAAGAACGGCATACCCTTTGACACGAAAAGCCCCCAGGTCACAAGCGGTATCCGGCTCGGGACAGCGGCCGTGACCACCCGGGGCATGAAAGAAGACGAAATGCGGGCCATCGCCCGTATGATTACTCTGATTATAGATGATGTGCATAATGAAACACGCATCGCGAAGGTGCAAAAAGATGTCGCGGCCCTTTGTGATGCCTTCCCGCTCTATACAAACA